In the genome of Ignavibacteria bacterium, one region contains:
- a CDS encoding substrate-binding domain-containing protein, translating into MRRNKFLHISFLFLIALGFSSCDFSQIKSKATTGTAIIGADDNLEPLVKAATDEFMRINQGSKIEAHYGPTNEIVAELINSQIRTAIVPRNFNPDERDILNQHKIEVDSYKVAVDGIAFIVNPKNPVRRLTSDEIKKIFTGELTLWTQIKSNVEGQDAEVKSAMKGNDDKIKLFIQRPHSVTYGYVKDTVLNGMDYAKTSTMCSTSAQMMQEIRNNVNAIGISNSSWLSVGKQDTLDSTVVPVRISRIYPNGFQADYIQFHQGLVYNGTYPYVRNVWLLTTEKDINVATGFITFLLSTAGQQIVLKYGLVPVTQPVRTIQLN; encoded by the coding sequence ATGCGAAGAAATAAATTTTTACATATTAGTTTTTTGTTTTTGATTGCTTTAGGATTTAGTTCGTGTGACTTCAGCCAGATTAAATCAAAGGCAACAACAGGAACTGCAATAATTGGTGCTGACGATAATCTTGAGCCGCTTGTGAAAGCTGCAACCGATGAATTTATGAGAATAAATCAGGGCTCAAAAATTGAAGCGCATTACGGTCCGACAAATGAAATTGTTGCCGAGCTTATCAATTCACAAATAAGAACTGCAATTGTACCGAGAAATTTTAACCCGGATGAAAGAGATATTTTAAATCAACATAAGATTGAAGTAGATTCATACAAAGTTGCCGTTGACGGGATTGCATTTATTGTTAATCCGAAAAATCCTGTAAGACGCTTGACATCTGATGAAATTAAGAAAATTTTTACAGGTGAACTTACTTTATGGACGCAGATAAAATCGAATGTCGAAGGTCAGGACGCAGAAGTAAAATCAGCAATGAAAGGAAATGATGATAAAATAAAATTATTCATACAAAGACCTCATTCGGTAACGTACGGTTATGTTAAAGACACGGTATTAAACGGAATGGATTACGCAAAGACATCTACAATGTGTTCTACAAGCGCACAGATGATGCAGGAAATCAGAAATAATGTAAATGCAATCGGTATCTCTAATTCAAGCTGGCTTTCAGTCGGGAAGCAGGATACGCTTGATTCCACAGTTGTTCCTGTGAGAATATCAAGAATTTACCCGAATGGTTTTCAGGCAGATTATATACAATTTCATCAGGGTTTGGTCTATAACGGAACGTATCCTTATGTAAGAAATGTTTGGTTATTAACAACAGAAAAAGATATTAACGTGGCAACAGGATTTATAACATTTTTATTATCAACTGCAGGACAGCAGATTGTTTTAAAATATGGCTTGGTACCCGTTACTCAGCCGGTTAGAACTATACAATTAAATTAA
- the pstA gene encoding phosphate ABC transporter permease PstA — translation MAEKDLLEKNKYLRYRKTKSNLILILCVLMAIITIVPLLYIFFYTTASGFKFLSLDFITEMPKPVGETGGGMYNAIVGTLILIGISSVIGIPIGILAGIYVAEYSGGLFSNIIKFVTDVLSGIPSIVIGIFAYTIVVMPMGGFSALSGGIALGIIMIPTVIRITEEMLKLVPQSIREASLALGISRWKTTLNIVLKTAMSGIITGILLAIARIAGETAPLLFTAFGNQFFSTSLDEPIASLPIQIYNYAKSPYTDWHEQAWAGALILILLVFVINLIVRFFTKSKFTNS, via the coding sequence ATGGCTGAAAAAGATTTATTAGAAAAAAATAAATATCTCAGATACAGAAAAACGAAGAGCAATCTTATTTTAATTCTTTGTGTGCTGATGGCTATAATTACGATTGTTCCTTTGCTCTATATTTTCTTTTACACGACTGCATCAGGATTTAAATTTTTATCACTGGACTTCATTACGGAAATGCCAAAGCCGGTCGGTGAAACCGGCGGAGGAATGTATAATGCCATCGTGGGAACGTTAATATTAATCGGAATTTCATCTGTGATTGGAATACCAATCGGGATACTTGCAGGTATCTATGTCGCGGAATATTCCGGCGGACTTTTTTCTAACATAATAAAATTTGTTACAGATGTTCTCAGCGGTATTCCGTCAATTGTCATAGGAATATTTGCATATACGATTGTCGTAATGCCGATGGGAGGATTTTCAGCGCTCTCGGGAGGAATTGCATTAGGAATTATTATGATTCCAACAGTGATACGAATTACGGAAGAAATGCTGAAGCTTGTTCCGCAATCGATAAGAGAAGCATCTCTTGCGCTGGGAATTTCAAGATGGAAAACCACGCTTAACATTGTTCTAAAAACAGCGATGTCGGGAATTATTACAGGCATTCTTCTTGCAATTGCCAGAATAGCGGGGGAGACTGCTCCGCTTTTGTTCACGGCATTCGGTAATCAATTTTTTAGCACATCGCTTGATGAGCCGATTGCATCATTGCCGATACAAATTTATAATTATGCAAAATCACCTTATACGGACTGGCACGAACAGGCATGGGCAGGAGCATTGATTTTGATTTTGCTTGTTTTTGTCATAAATCTAATTGTAAGATTTTTCACAAAAAGTAAGTTTACAAATTCATAA
- the pstB gene encoding phosphate ABC transporter ATP-binding protein PstB, whose translation MSAEIIKEEEEKEIIEEPQVETEPEGKPDSKFSVITENLSVYFNETPAIKDINIKIRQKSVTAIIGPSGCGKSTFLRSLNMMHELNPKARMTGTIKINGKIITDYNTIDLRKKVGMLFQKPNPFPTMSIYDNVISGIKYTNGKSKSFYDERVEKCLVLAGLWNEVKDRLKVSAMTLSGGQQQRLCIARSIAVNPDIILMDEPTSALDPMSTLKVEELIYKMKNDYTIIIVTHNMQQAARVSDHTAFFFMGKLVEYSKTRTIFTNPKEKLTEEYVTGKFG comes from the coding sequence ATGTCTGCTGAGATTATAAAAGAAGAAGAAGAAAAGGAAATTATCGAAGAGCCGCAGGTTGAAACCGAGCCGGAAGGAAAACCTGACAGTAAATTTTCTGTTATAACCGAAAATTTATCGGTTTACTTCAATGAAACTCCTGCGATAAAAGATATTAACATCAAGATAAGACAAAAATCGGTTACGGCAATCATTGGTCCTTCCGGATGCGGGAAGTCAACCTTTCTCCGGTCATTAAATATGATGCATGAGCTTAATCCGAAAGCGAGAATGACAGGAACGATAAAAATTAACGGAAAAATTATAACCGATTACAATACCATTGACCTCAGAAAAAAAGTCGGAATGCTTTTTCAAAAACCGAACCCTTTTCCGACTATGTCCATATATGACAATGTAATTTCAGGAATAAAATATACAAACGGAAAATCAAAAAGTTTTTATGACGAGCGTGTCGAAAAATGTCTGGTGCTTGCAGGGTTATGGAATGAAGTAAAAGACAGGTTAAAAGTTTCTGCAATGACTTTGTCAGGAGGACAACAGCAAAGATTGTGCATAGCAAGAAGCATTGCGGTAAATCCGGATATTATTTTAATGGATGAACCTACAAGTGCGCTTGACCCGATGTCAACCCTGAAGGTTGAAGAATTAATCTATAAGATGAAGAATGATTATACCATAATTATTGTTACACATAATATGCAGCAGGCCGCACGTGTGAGCGACCATACTGCATTCTTTTTTATGGGTAAATTGGTTGAGTATTCTAAGACACGAACCATATTTACGAATCCAAAAGAAAAATTAACTGAAGAATACGTTACAGGAAAATTCGGATAA
- the pstC gene encoding phosphate ABC transporter permease subunit PstC yields the protein MFKRTLKSSATVIQLSLNSIKLLETPEKIIRSKKNLSDIIFENITLLFACIVIFLLLDIIYEMFLHSVLSREAFGFGFIFSSDWDPVKDKFGALAFIYGTVVSSLIALIIALPVSIGVAIFLSELAPKSIRTVFSFLIEILAAIPSIIFGFWGLYVLVPYMRESVQPFLNSILGWIPLFTGTNIGTGMFTAGVILAIMIIPIISAISRDVIRAIPTAQREAAYALGATRWEAIRMALLNAKSGILGATVLGFGRAVGETMAVTMVIGNRAEISLGLFNSAYSMASVIANEFAEASQALHISALIEVGLILFVVTFIINSLARLLIYSVTRKYETR from the coding sequence ATTTTTAAACGAACCCTAAAGAGTTCGGCTACTGTTATACAATTATCATTAAATTCTATAAAGCTTCTGGAAACTCCTGAAAAAATAATTAGAAGCAAAAAAAATCTTTCCGATATTATCTTCGAGAATATCACGCTTCTTTTTGCCTGCATCGTAATTTTCTTACTCCTTGACATCATATATGAAATGTTTCTGCATTCTGTCCTCTCGAGAGAAGCGTTCGGATTTGGTTTTATTTTTTCATCCGACTGGGACCCTGTCAAAGACAAGTTTGGCGCGTTAGCTTTTATATATGGAACCGTTGTTTCGTCTCTCATAGCATTGATAATTGCTTTGCCTGTAAGTATCGGTGTTGCAATTTTTTTATCGGAGCTTGCACCAAAATCAATAAGAACAGTATTCAGTTTTTTAATTGAAATTCTTGCCGCAATTCCAAGTATTATTTTTGGGTTCTGGGGATTGTATGTACTTGTTCCATATATGCGGGAATCGGTACAGCCGTTTCTTAATTCTATATTGGGATGGATTCCGCTTTTTACAGGGACAAACATTGGAACGGGAATGTTCACAGCAGGAGTGATTCTTGCAATTATGATTATTCCAATCATCAGCGCAATATCGCGTGATGTTATACGCGCAATTCCGACTGCTCAGCGAGAAGCAGCCTATGCGCTCGGAGCTACAAGGTGGGAAGCAATAAGAATGGCGCTGTTGAATGCAAAGAGCGGAATACTCGGCGCAACAGTTCTCGGCTTCGGAAGAGCGGTCGGTGAGACAATGGCAGTAACAATGGTAATCGGAAACCGGGCTGAAATCAGTCTGGGTTTATTTAACTCTGCGTATTCAATGGCTTCGGTTATTGCAAATGAATTTGCTGAGGCAAGCCAAGCATTGCATATCAGCGCATTGATTGAAGTTGGCTTGATATTGTTTGTCGTTACTTTCATAATAAATTCACTTGCAAGACTTTTAATTTACAGCGTTACAAGAAAATACGAAACAAGATAA
- a CDS encoding L,D-transpeptidase, translating to MELTTENIYESKESHEGNHKNDNGGKLFSFITPVILALFLFSGFISNNKEQVHIAKNDGFYELGSKKKNDGKINLLSASDINSPIKDTVYTDKDMWLEVRVDKQYVYEHWRDGRVVAFPISSGNKFIHEAVEARPGLFAIFYRNEHHKSTQFSDASLYHFQTFNQGIGFHALDGTGYYGNLGVRPSSHGCIRMRHEDARQLYKDAEMGTLVIAHNGDISKRTVGFAPKGYKQEKEYTKEEYKEMLAKNLYNVLHGNYFTEEREFFVVDPKAIPPWGVYNGYDAELPKRQKSPQHIYNFKQESDRMAGDNVSVSEENIYDSETAMSEFNLDEAVINENEVKNLKSPVVDVTSKETLIKKYYHNPIGILPYYGPKK from the coding sequence ATGGAATTAACAACAGAAAACATATACGAATCGAAAGAAAGTCACGAAGGAAATCATAAAAATGATAACGGCGGTAAATTATTTTCATTTATTACTCCCGTAATTTTAGCTCTATTTTTATTTTCAGGATTCATTTCAAACAACAAAGAACAAGTTCATATAGCAAAAAATGATGGTTTTTATGAACTTGGTTCAAAAAAGAAAAATGACGGCAAGATTAATCTCTTGTCCGCATCGGATATAAATTCTCCAATAAAAGATACGGTTTATACAGATAAAGACATGTGGCTTGAAGTCAGAGTAGACAAGCAATATGTTTATGAGCACTGGCGTGATGGAAGAGTGGTTGCTTTTCCCATTTCATCCGGTAATAAATTCATACATGAAGCTGTAGAAGCGAGACCCGGATTATTTGCCATTTTTTATAGGAATGAGCATCATAAATCAACACAATTCAGTGATGCATCGTTGTATCATTTTCAGACATTTAATCAGGGAATTGGTTTTCACGCATTGGATGGAACAGGATATTACGGAAATCTTGGCGTAAGACCATCATCACACGGATGCATTAGAATGCGTCATGAAGATGCGAGACAACTATATAAAGACGCTGAGATGGGGACTTTGGTTATCGCTCACAACGGTGATATATCAAAAAGAACCGTCGGGTTTGCTCCAAAAGGTTATAAGCAGGAAAAGGAATATACCAAAGAAGAATATAAAGAAATGCTTGCAAAGAATTTATATAATGTTCTGCACGGAAATTATTTCACGGAAGAAAGAGAATTTTTTGTAGTTGACCCTAAGGCAATTCCGCCGTGGGGTGTATATAACGGCTATGATGCGGAACTTCCCAAGAGACAAAAATCTCCCCAGCATATTTATAATTTCAAGCAGGAAAGTGACAGAATGGCAGGAGATAATGTTTCAGTCAGTGAAGAAAATATATATGACTCTGAAACTGCAATGAGTGAATTTAATCTGGATGAAGCAGTCATAAATGAAAATGAAGTTAAAAATTTAAAAAGCCCTGTAGTTGATGTAACATCAAAAGAAACTTTGATAAAAAAATATTATCATAATCCGATTGGAATTCTTCCATATTACGGTCCTAAAAAATAA
- a CDS encoding EthD family reductase produces MTKLIALYKTPEDKESFDRQYFEEHVPLVNKMPGLRKTEISRLKSLGDVKYYLQAVMYFDDMDALNAAMASPEGKASAKQLMSFAKDLVIMYIGEDVTKS; encoded by the coding sequence ATGACAAAATTAATTGCTTTATATAAAACACCTGAAGACAAAGAAAGCTTTGACAGACAATATTTTGAAGAGCATGTTCCGCTTGTAAATAAAATGCCGGGCTTGCGAAAAACTGAAATCAGCCGTCTTAAAAGTTTGGGAGATGTAAAATATTATTTGCAGGCAGTAATGTATTTCGATGATATGGATGCTTTGAATGCTGCTATGGCTTCACCTGAGGGAAAAGCATCGGCAAAGCAATTAATGTCATTTGCCAAGGATTTGGTGATTATGTACATAGGTGAGGATGTTACAAAAAGTTAA
- the pstS gene encoding phosphate ABC transporter substrate-binding protein PstS — MKLIYVVLLSALLMVSCGKKNQGTDGGTTLINGAGATFPYPLYSKWFFEYHKLNPNATINYQSIGSGGGVRQITEGTVDFGASDSPMSDAEMKKANDANGNNNIMNIPTVIGSVVLTYNIPEVKQNINLTQKAIVDIFSGKIKKWNDPEIANANPGVTLPDKEIIVCYRTDGSGTTYVFTDFLSKASEEWKAQHGTAKDVRFPVGQGGKGNEGVTGLVKQLAYSIGYVEYVYAIQNKLNYANVQNPGGEFVTPSLESLTKAAEVSVAQMPDDLRQSITNANGAGAYPISSYTYILIFQNQKDQMKGKILKEFLNWAVTSGQQMAVDLGYAPLPSSVVEKTQGKIKTINFNGQPL; from the coding sequence ATGAAATTAATTTATGTTGTTTTACTGTCAGCTCTTCTGATGGTTTCTTGCGGGAAAAAAAATCAGGGAACAGATGGAGGAACTACTTTAATTAACGGAGCGGGGGCAACATTTCCTTATCCTTTGTATTCAAAATGGTTTTTTGAATATCATAAGTTAAATCCTAATGCAACCATAAATTACCAGTCAATCGGAAGCGGAGGCGGAGTAAGACAGATTACCGAAGGAACAGTTGACTTTGGTGCTTCAGACAGCCCGATGTCTGATGCTGAAATGAAAAAAGCAAATGATGCAAATGGAAATAACAATATTATGAACATTCCAACCGTAATCGGCTCTGTAGTATTGACATATAATATTCCTGAAGTAAAGCAAAACATTAACCTTACACAAAAAGCAATCGTAGATATATTTTCAGGCAAAATAAAAAAATGGAATGATCCTGAAATTGCAAACGCAAATCCCGGTGTTACTCTTCCCGATAAAGAAATAATAGTGTGTTACAGGACAGACGGAAGCGGAACAACATATGTATTCACCGATTTTCTTTCCAAAGCAAGTGAAGAATGGAAAGCCCAGCATGGAACTGCAAAAGATGTGAGGTTTCCGGTTGGTCAGGGCGGAAAAGGAAATGAAGGCGTAACAGGACTTGTGAAACAGCTTGCATATTCAATCGGATATGTTGAGTATGTTTATGCAATTCAGAATAAACTTAACTATGCAAACGTGCAGAATCCCGGCGGTGAGTTTGTTACTCCTTCTCTCGAAAGCCTGACCAAAGCCGCTGAAGTTTCTGTTGCACAGATGCCTGATGATTTAAGACAGTCGATTACAAATGCAAACGGCGCTGGCGCTTATCCGATTTCAAGTTATACTTATATTTTGATTTTCCAAAATCAAAAAGACCAGATGAAAGGCAAGATTTTAAAAGAATTCCTTAACTGGGCGGTAACTTCGGGACAGCAAATGGCTGTTGATTTAGGTTATGCTCCATTACCATCTTCCGTGGTTGAAAAAACACAGGGGAAGATTAAAACGATTAATTTTAACGGTCAGCCGTTATAA
- a CDS encoding dipeptidase gives MGKEIQYIEKNKDRYLNELKEFLKIPSISTNPENKNDVRKCAEFVKDKMINAGLENVKIYETKGHPVVYGQWLKAGADKPTLLIYGHYDVQPVDPVDLWTNPPFEPVIKGNKIYARGATDDKGQAYMYLKSIEAFMKNDGKVPVNVKVIIEGEEEIGSENLEPFLQEYKEMLKCDYVVVSDTAMYDEGMPAITYGLRGLSYNEVLVTGPNRDLHSGSFGGTVENPANALANMIAKLKDDKGRILIPGFYDDVRKLSDKEREEFKKLPYDEKKYKGDLEVDELFGEEGYITEERRTARPTLDVNGIWGGFQGEGAKTVLPSKAGAKISMRLVPDQNPNKIDKAFADYIKKIAPKSVKVEVKSLHNAKPAITSIESEAVKCAVTALKKAYGREPLFTREGGSIPIVNTFKEILGSDTILLGFGLHTENAHSPDEHFDLNNFYKGIESITYFLEELGKTK, from the coding sequence ATGGGAAAAGAAATACAATACATAGAAAAAAATAAAGACAGATATTTAAACGAGCTGAAGGAATTTTTAAAAATTCCTTCAATCAGCACAAATCCTGAAAACAAAAATGATGTCCGCAAATGCGCTGAGTTTGTAAAAGATAAAATGATAAATGCAGGTCTTGAGAACGTTAAAATTTATGAGACAAAAGGTCATCCTGTTGTTTATGGACAATGGCTTAAAGCAGGAGCTGATAAGCCGACGCTTTTGATATACGGGCATTATGACGTTCAGCCTGTTGACCCTGTTGACTTGTGGACAAATCCGCCTTTTGAACCTGTGATAAAAGGCAATAAAATTTATGCACGCGGTGCAACCGATGACAAAGGTCAGGCATATATGTATTTAAAAAGCATAGAAGCATTTATGAAAAATGACGGTAAAGTGCCGGTGAATGTAAAAGTAATAATTGAAGGTGAAGAAGAAATCGGAAGCGAAAACCTTGAGCCGTTTTTGCAGGAATACAAAGAAATGTTAAAATGTGATTATGTTGTAGTTTCAGATACTGCAATGTATGACGAAGGAATGCCTGCCATAACTTACGGCTTGCGTGGATTATCATATAATGAAGTTCTCGTTACGGGACCTAACAGAGATTTGCATTCAGGCTCATTTGGCGGAACAGTTGAGAATCCTGCAAATGCCCTTGCTAACATGATTGCAAAATTAAAGGATGATAAGGGAAGAATTTTGATTCCCGGATTTTATGATGATGTGAGAAAACTTTCCGATAAAGAGCGTGAAGAATTTAAAAAGCTTCCCTATGATGAGAAGAAATACAAAGGAGATTTGGAAGTGGATGAACTTTTTGGAGAAGAAGGGTATATAACTGAAGAACGCAGAACTGCAAGACCGACTCTCGATGTGAACGGTATATGGGGTGGATTTCAAGGAGAAGGTGCAAAAACAGTTTTACCTTCAAAAGCAGGCGCAAAGATTTCAATGAGACTTGTTCCAGACCAAAACCCTAATAAAATCGATAAAGCATTTGCAGATTATATTAAAAAGATTGCTCCGAAATCTGTTAAGGTAGAAGTAAAATCATTGCACAACGCAAAGCCGGCAATTACTTCAATCGAAAGCGAAGCAGTGAAATGCGCAGTTACAGCATTGAAGAAAGCATACGGCAGGGAACCGCTGTTTACGCGTGAAGGTGGTTCTATTCCGATTGTAAATACATTCAAAGAAATACTCGGTTCTGATACAATTTTACTTGGTTTCGGGCTGCATACTGAAAATGCTCATTCTCCTGACGAGCATTTTGATTTAAATAACTTTTATAAGGGAATTGAGAGTATTACGTATTTCCTTGAAGAACTTGGCAAAACTAAGTAA
- a CDS encoding energy transducer TonB, translating to MSKTTTQDTDFSKAPIDGIELLNMPYGAPDLKKVLQKYTLRGLIIAVLLFILVTGGTLAYNVISASGKATEEVVQRTPIMLEDLEVPPAADEEQEPPPPDMEIPPTVVALKDLEAMQIEPVKKELSEISTIKEQKQLEEITQPVSKEGVENAPKVNYTGPIGIKEKTVEKQIEKKEEKVVQKKDIYQQFEVEKAPSPVNLGAVRSSMRYPEIARSQGTEGRVTVKVLVGTDGSIIKVGGMSGPDVFHDEVRDKVGNLQFTPALQNGQPVKCWVSVPFSFTLSKKFKKDDEDNE from the coding sequence ATGTCCAAAACAACTACACAGGATACAGATTTTTCAAAAGCCCCGATTGACGGAATAGAGCTTTTGAATATGCCTTACGGCGCTCCAGACCTTAAAAAAGTATTGCAAAAGTATACTTTGCGGGGTTTAATCATTGCGGTTTTGTTGTTTATTCTTGTAACGGGAGGAACATTAGCATATAATGTTATTTCCGCAAGCGGCAAAGCAACCGAAGAAGTAGTTCAAAGAACACCGATAATGCTTGAAGACCTTGAAGTCCCACCGGCAGCAGATGAGGAGCAAGAACCTCCTCCGCCTGATATGGAGATACCTCCGACAGTCGTAGCGCTTAAAGACCTTGAAGCAATGCAAATTGAACCGGTAAAAAAAGAGCTTTCTGAAATCTCAACAATTAAAGAACAGAAACAGCTTGAAGAAATAACTCAGCCGGTTTCAAAAGAAGGTGTCGAGAACGCTCCTAAAGTTAATTATACAGGTCCTATCGGTATCAAAGAAAAAACCGTTGAGAAACAAATAGAGAAGAAAGAAGAAAAAGTAGTTCAAAAGAAAGATATTTATCAGCAGTTTGAAGTTGAAAAAGCTCCGAGTCCTGTAAATTTAGGTGCAGTGAGAAGCTCAATGAGATATCCTGAAATAGCAAGAAGTCAGGGAACAGAAGGAAGAGTAACAGTAAAGGTTCTTGTTGGTACCGATGGCTCCATAATAAAAGTCGGCGGGATGAGCGGACCTGATGTATTCCATGATGAAGTAAGAGATAAAGTTGGCAATCTCCAGTTTACTCCTGCATTGCAGAACGGACAGCCGGTAAAATGCTGGGTAAGCGTACCGTTTAGCTTCACTCTCAGCAAAAAGTTTAAGAAAGACGACGAAGACAACGAGTAA
- a CDS encoding tetratricopeptide repeat protein produces the protein MKRRLIISLILFFIFSVNLMAQDNLQKGIDAVKRGDYVAAVNLLKTVAPGNSGYEANYYYGKALMETGSLKEAEQYLNKALQKDDEGVDAMTALGELYTKRKEYAKAYAIYKRGVKADPENVPVLLAWGRTYSIAGNIDSAIFMLTKATSISKDNPAVYVALGDAYYYRRAYPAAIDNYIRALSLKSNLAAAEYGLGNVYYRQMLAENDATGKLNLDLFAKAASQYDKAIRSDANFADAYFSLGRLYYFNADYDKAASNFQKYAALKPGTNEGNAYYSRTLYAQKKYDEAIAILNDMLAKNPNDEIANKYKSFIIIDRQVTSDSPDPTALQEAITLFNKVPVEYLDKEDYVKVAEAYVALKNPTSSYDYYTKAINIDSTDSDKNEFLAIAISQLNNKDYENAMTNLANAEKFGADDYRIAYYRGYINFDQKKFPEAITEFQKSIVLNENAISPQLLLAYSYAQMNQKEDAIREFKKVLVLDPDNTDAIEALKVLESSAPQG, from the coding sequence ATGAAAAGAAGATTAATCATATCGCTCATTTTATTTTTTATTTTCAGTGTGAATCTAATGGCTCAGGATAACCTGCAAAAAGGTATCGATGCAGTCAAAAGAGGTGATTATGTAGCAGCAGTAAATTTGCTTAAAACCGTTGCCCCGGGCAATTCAGGTTATGAAGCAAATTATTATTATGGTAAAGCTCTTATGGAAACAGGTTCGCTGAAAGAAGCGGAACAGTATCTTAATAAAGCATTACAAAAAGATGATGAAGGCGTTGATGCAATGACTGCTTTGGGAGAATTATATACAAAGAGAAAAGAATATGCGAAGGCATATGCTATTTATAAAAGGGGAGTTAAAGCAGACCCTGAAAACGTTCCCGTACTGCTTGCATGGGGAAGAACTTATTCAATTGCAGGAAACATTGATTCGGCAATTTTTATGCTGACTAAAGCAACTTCAATAAGCAAAGACAATCCTGCAGTTTATGTTGCTTTGGGTGATGCCTATTATTACAGAAGGGCATACCCTGCCGCAATTGATAACTATATCAGAGCTTTGAGTTTGAAAAGCAACCTTGCAGCAGCCGAATATGGCTTGGGCAATGTTTATTACCGTCAGATGTTAGCAGAAAATGATGCAACGGGAAAACTCAATCTTGATTTGTTTGCAAAAGCAGCTTCGCAATATGACAAAGCAATCAGGTCTGATGCCAATTTTGCAGATGCATATTTTAGTCTTGGCAGACTTTATTATTTTAATGCTGATTACGACAAAGCAGCTTCAAACTTCCAGAAATATGCTGCTTTGAAACCTGGAACTAACGAAGGTAACGCATATTATTCGAGAACGCTTTATGCGCAGAAAAAATATGACGAAGCTATAGCAATATTAAATGACATGCTTGCAAAAAATCCGAATGATGAAATTGCAAATAAATATAAATCATTTATTATAATTGACAGGCAGGTAACAAGTGATAGTCCTGATCCTACAGCTTTGCAGGAAGCAATTACGCTTTTCAACAAAGTTCCGGTCGAATATCTTGATAAGGAAGATTATGTAAAAGTTGCAGAAGCTTATGTTGCATTGAAGAACCCAACCAGTTCTTATGACTATTATACCAAAGCAATTAATATCGACAGCACCGACAGTGATAAAAATGAATTTCTTGCTATAGCAATTTCACAGCTTAATAATAAAGATTATGAGAATGCGATGACGAATCTTGCTAATGCTGAGAAGTTCGGAGCTGACGATTACAGAATTGCATATTACAGAGGTTACATAAATTTTGACCAGAAGAAGTTTCCTGAGGCAATCACGGAATTTCAAAAATCGATTGTGTTAAATGAAAATGCAATCTCTCCGCAATTATTGCTGGCATATTCTTATGCGCAGATGAATCAGAAAGAAGATGCAATTCGCGAATTCAAGAAGGTATTAGTGTTAGATCCTGATAATACTGACGCAATAGAAGCTTTAAAAGTTCTTGAAAGCTCTGCACCACAGGGATAA